The following proteins come from a genomic window of Micromonospora echinofusca:
- a CDS encoding MFS transporter, with protein MPLFSRSGRSVLGRTVGTGIKAVRLLFRGSVSGGRWMTRRAGRARARGAGGEVGMVRLFDLHALSCAGDTLIAIGLAGTIFFNVPLGEARSKVALYLLVTMVPFAMLAPVVGPLLDHFRHGRRYALAATMLGRAFLAWLISDYIHGFGLYPAAFGVLALSRAYGVARSAAVPRLLPEGLGLSQVGARASVYGTVAGALVAPIGLAAFWFGPQWPLRVASVIFLVGMVISLRLPPKADSEPPERVPRPLRALGRRGGDRPLGRGRPAGRLVIATLIGAATLRGLYGFLLLFLAFAIKAGDLTTVVFGRDLGDEGALGLVGAALAVGTFLATAIGTRLRIHRPVAIQSSGMIIVGGVAVLAALMFSLPMVALLCLVAALVSGIAKLAVDASIQERIPERLRASSFAHSETVLMLAFVAGGGLGLVPFDGRIGIAVAAGVGTLAAVRGVVVAGRLRAERLAGRPLADDELADDAGGDDGSGGNDGRDTAGAHTGTADATGTRGTGSGAGARTEAEAGPETGVAPVSPAPAQGGRPLDDPSLAPPGYHIYRPSSAVAGTGGADDETRREPQGPLP; from the coding sequence ATGCCGCTGTTCTCCCGCTCCGGGCGGTCCGTACTCGGGCGGACCGTCGGCACCGGCATCAAGGCCGTCCGCCTGCTGTTCCGGGGCTCGGTCAGCGGTGGGCGCTGGATGACCCGCCGGGCGGGCCGGGCGCGCGCCCGGGGCGCCGGGGGCGAGGTCGGCATGGTCCGCCTCTTCGACCTGCACGCGCTCTCCTGCGCCGGCGACACGCTGATCGCCATCGGCCTCGCCGGGACGATCTTCTTCAACGTCCCGCTCGGCGAGGCACGCAGCAAGGTCGCGCTCTACCTGCTGGTGACCATGGTGCCGTTCGCCATGCTCGCCCCGGTGGTCGGCCCGCTGCTCGACCACTTCCGCCACGGCCGCCGGTACGCGCTGGCCGCCACCATGCTCGGCCGGGCCTTCCTGGCCTGGCTGATCTCCGACTACATCCACGGCTTCGGCCTCTACCCGGCGGCCTTCGGCGTGCTGGCGCTCTCCCGGGCGTACGGGGTGGCCCGCTCGGCGGCGGTCCCGCGCCTGCTGCCCGAGGGGCTGGGTCTGTCCCAGGTGGGCGCCCGGGCCAGCGTCTACGGCACGGTGGCCGGCGCCCTGGTCGCCCCGATCGGGCTGGCCGCCTTCTGGTTCGGGCCGCAGTGGCCACTCCGGGTCGCCTCGGTCATCTTCCTGGTCGGCATGGTGATCTCCCTGCGGCTGCCGCCGAAGGCCGACTCCGAGCCGCCGGAGCGGGTGCCCCGACCGCTGCGGGCGCTCGGCCGACGCGGCGGCGACCGCCCGCTGGGGCGGGGACGACCGGCGGGCCGGCTCGTGATCGCCACCCTGATCGGCGCCGCGACGCTGCGCGGCCTGTACGGCTTCCTGCTGCTCTTCCTCGCCTTCGCGATCAAGGCCGGCGACCTGACCACCGTCGTCTTCGGCCGCGACCTGGGCGACGAGGGGGCGCTGGGCCTCGTCGGCGCGGCGCTGGCCGTGGGCACCTTCCTCGCCACCGCGATCGGCACCCGGCTGCGCATCCACCGACCCGTGGCGATCCAGTCCAGCGGCATGATCATCGTGGGCGGGGTGGCGGTCCTCGCGGCGCTGATGTTCTCGCTGCCGATGGTCGCCCTGCTCTGTCTGGTGGCCGCGCTGGTCAGCGGCATCGCCAAGCTCGCCGTGGACGCCTCGATCCAGGAGCGCATCCCGGAACGGCTGCGGGCCAGCTCGTTCGCCCACTCCGAGACCGTGCTGATGCTCGCGTTCGTCGCCGGGGGCGGGCTGGGGCTCGTCCCCTTCGACGGCCGGATCGGCATCGCCGTCGCCGCCGGGGTCGGCACGCTGGCCGCCGTGCGCGGCGTGGTGGTGGCGGGCCGCCTGCGTGCCGAGCGGCTGGCCGGCCGCCCGCTCGCCGACGACGAACTGGCCGACGACGCGGGCGGGGACGACGGCAGCGGCGGGAACGACGGGCGCGACACGGCCGGCGCGCACACCGGCACGGCAGACGCGACCGGCACGCGCGGCACGGGCAGCGGCGCCGGCGCGCGCACCGAGGCGGAGGCCGGTCCCGAGACCGGGGTCGCGCCCGTCTCGCCCGCCCCGGCGCAGGGCGGCCGGCCGCTGGACGACCCGTCCCTGGCCCCGCCCGGGTACCACATCTACCGGCCGTCCTCCGCCGTCGCCGGGACGGGCGGAGCGGACGACGAGACCCGCCGGGAGCCGCAGGGACCCCTGCCGTGA
- a CDS encoding futalosine hydrolase has product MTGLLVVTAVPAEAEAVRAGLPDPSTAVLPVGVGPAVAAATTARLLALAEAAGRPYRGVVSAGVAGGFAGRADVGATVLGSVSVAADLGAESPAGFLPVDELGMPPEWLGGGLALAADPGLLAALRAGLPTATVGAVLTVSTVTGTAASTDALRRRHPDAVAEAMEGYGVAVAAAQAGVPFAELRTVSNPVGPRDRDAWRMREALAALTTAAAALT; this is encoded by the coding sequence GTGACGGGCCTGCTGGTCGTCACGGCGGTGCCCGCCGAGGCCGAGGCGGTCCGCGCGGGCCTTCCGGACCCGTCGACGGCGGTGCTGCCGGTGGGGGTCGGGCCCGCCGTCGCCGCCGCCACCACCGCCCGGCTGCTGGCGCTCGCCGAGGCGGCCGGGCGCCCGTACCGCGGTGTGGTCAGTGCGGGCGTGGCGGGCGGCTTCGCCGGCCGGGCGGACGTCGGCGCGACGGTGCTGGGCTCCGTGTCCGTCGCCGCCGACCTGGGTGCCGAGTCGCCGGCGGGCTTCCTCCCGGTGGACGAGCTGGGCATGCCGCCGGAGTGGCTCGGTGGCGGCCTCGCGCTCGCCGCCGATCCGGGGCTGCTGGCCGCCCTGCGGGCCGGGCTGCCGACGGCGACGGTGGGCGCGGTGCTCACCGTCAGCACGGTGACCGGCACCGCTGCGAGCACGGACGCCCTGCGCCGGCGCCACCCCGACGCCGTCGCCGAGGCCATGGAGGGGTACGGCGTGGCCGTCGCCGCCGCGCAGGCCGGCGTCCCGTTCGCCGAGCTGCGTACCGTCTCCAACCCCGTCGGTCCCCGCGACCGCGACGCCTGGCGCATGCGCGAGGCGCTCGCCGCCCTCACCACCGCCGCCGCGGCCCTGACCTGA
- a CDS encoding GNAT family N-acetyltransferase has translation MAELTDAVDLGAALRALRRRADLSQRELAERSGVPQATLARIESGRATDPRFRTVERLLRAAGGEVAVGVRDTSATADRVLPPVPHEALRDEAGRRYPAHLDVWEVKEPKDWPGAWWANWYNLPPARWPLPLPPATYERNRRHRDRRRRAMEIQRTVRLRRVTGGGLPATSWRFVAELPGGELVGELRAHERSPHLVDGDDPGEEREVVLDGVLVAEGCRRLGIGRRLVGLLADEMDRSGIRTAHAIAEDTGVDLLLACGYQFKTSRPWALRLDRRPAAANWPSA, from the coding sequence GTGGCAGAGCTGACGGATGCCGTCGACCTTGGTGCGGCCCTGCGGGCGCTACGACGCCGAGCGGACCTGAGCCAGCGGGAACTGGCCGAGCGGTCGGGGGTGCCCCAGGCGACCCTGGCCCGGATCGAGTCGGGCCGGGCTACCGACCCGCGGTTCCGTACGGTGGAACGGCTCCTCCGGGCCGCCGGCGGGGAGGTGGCAGTCGGCGTACGCGACACCTCCGCGACCGCCGACCGGGTGCTGCCACCGGTGCCGCACGAGGCGCTGCGGGACGAAGCAGGGCGTCGGTACCCGGCTCACCTCGACGTCTGGGAGGTCAAGGAGCCGAAGGACTGGCCGGGTGCCTGGTGGGCGAACTGGTACAACCTTCCCCCGGCGCGCTGGCCGCTACCGCTGCCACCGGCCACGTACGAGCGGAATCGTCGCCACCGGGACCGGCGTCGACGTGCCATGGAGATCCAGCGGACGGTACGGCTGCGTCGCGTGACTGGCGGCGGCCTGCCGGCGACGTCGTGGCGGTTCGTGGCGGAACTGCCGGGCGGGGAGCTGGTGGGTGAGCTGCGGGCCCACGAGCGCAGCCCGCACCTGGTCGACGGCGACGATCCGGGTGAGGAACGGGAGGTCGTGCTCGACGGTGTTCTCGTCGCGGAGGGCTGTCGACGGCTCGGCATCGGGCGCCGGTTGGTCGGGTTGCTGGCCGACGAGATGGATCGCTCCGGCATCCGCACCGCCCACGCGATCGCCGAGGACACCGGCGTCGATCTGCTGCTCGCCTGCGGATACCAGTTCAAGACGAGCCGGCCGTGGGCCCTGCGCCTCGACCGTCGGCCCGCGGCTGCGAACTGGCCCTCGGCGTAG
- a CDS encoding 1,4-dihydroxy-6-naphthoate synthase, translating to MALSLAISPCPNDTFVFHALVHGLVPGAPPVDVTYADVDVTNTAAERGAFDLVKVSYAALPWLLDDYHLLPCGGALGRGCGPLVLTRGDRGPGQPDGSGRADLSGATVAVPGDRTTAYLLFRLWAAERPPARIEVVPFHEIMPGVAAGRYDAGLVIHEARFTYPRHGLTALVDLGEWWEADTGLPIPLGAILARRGAVDPEAAAGWVRESVRRAWADPAASREYVLAHAQEMEPDVVDRHIGLYVNEFTADLGDAGFAAVQALLGRAADAGLVPQTSSSLATAWTS from the coding sequence GTGGCGCTCTCGCTGGCTATCTCGCCCTGCCCCAACGACACGTTCGTCTTCCACGCCCTGGTGCACGGCCTCGTGCCCGGCGCCCCGCCGGTCGACGTCACGTACGCCGACGTGGACGTGACCAACACGGCTGCCGAGCGGGGGGCGTTCGACCTGGTCAAGGTGAGCTACGCGGCGCTGCCGTGGCTGCTGGACGACTACCACCTGCTGCCCTGCGGGGGTGCGCTCGGCCGTGGCTGCGGTCCGCTGGTGCTGACCCGCGGCGACCGCGGCCCCGGCCAGCCCGACGGCTCCGGCCGCGCCGACCTGAGTGGTGCCACGGTGGCGGTGCCGGGCGACCGGACCACGGCGTACCTGCTCTTCCGGCTCTGGGCTGCCGAGCGGCCCCCCGCGCGGATCGAGGTCGTGCCGTTCCACGAGATCATGCCGGGCGTCGCGGCCGGCCGGTACGACGCCGGGCTGGTCATCCACGAGGCCCGGTTCACCTACCCGCGGCACGGCCTGACCGCCCTGGTCGACCTCGGCGAGTGGTGGGAGGCCGACACCGGCCTGCCCATCCCCCTCGGGGCCATCCTGGCCCGGCGCGGCGCCGTCGACCCGGAGGCCGCCGCCGGGTGGGTCCGCGAGTCGGTGCGCCGGGCCTGGGCCGATCCCGCCGCCAGCCGGGAGTACGTGCTGGCGCACGCCCAGGAGATGGAGCCCGACGTGGTGGACCGGCACATCGGGCTCTACGTGAACGAGTTCACCGCCGACCTGGGGGACGCGGGGTTCGCCGCCGTCCAGGCGTTGCTCGGCCGGGCCGCCGACGCCGGGCTGGTGCCTCAGACCTCCAGCTCGTTGGCGACCGCGTGGACCAGCTGA
- a CDS encoding cold-shock protein, which produces MPTGRVKWFDAAKGYGFVTSDEGGDVFLPKGALPTGVTDLKGGQRVDFSVVDSRRGSQAMGVKLLDAPPSMAELRRRPAEELHGLVEDMIKVLEAKVQPDLRRGRFPDRKTAQKIAQLVHAVANELEV; this is translated from the coding sequence GTGCCGACGGGTCGAGTGAAGTGGTTTGACGCGGCCAAGGGATACGGGTTCGTCACCAGCGACGAAGGTGGCGACGTGTTCCTGCCCAAGGGCGCGCTACCGACGGGTGTCACCGACCTCAAGGGCGGTCAGCGGGTCGACTTCAGCGTGGTGGACAGCCGCCGGGGCTCGCAGGCGATGGGGGTCAAGCTGCTCGACGCCCCGCCGTCGATGGCGGAGTTGCGCCGCCGGCCGGCGGAGGAGCTGCACGGCCTCGTCGAGGACATGATCAAGGTGCTGGAGGCGAAGGTCCAGCCGGACCTGCGCCGGGGTCGCTTCCCGGACCGCAAGACGGCGCAGAAGATCGCTCAGCTGGTCCACGCGGTCGCCAACGAGCTGGAGGTCTGA
- a CDS encoding HAD family hydrolase codes for MAALTVGFDLDMTLVDSRPGIADTFRALIARTGVYVDVEAVVSRLGPPLRTEIARWFPPEQVDEAVRAYRELYPAYAITPTVPLPGAVAALDAVRDSGGRALVVTAKHGRLARLHLDHLGLVVDEVAGDLFAEGKATALRQHGATHYVGDHVADMAAAGAAGVPGIAVATGPCTPDELRAAGAAVVLDDLTGFPAALDGMIRLALER; via the coding sequence ATGGCAGCGCTCACGGTCGGCTTCGACCTCGACATGACCCTCGTCGACTCGCGTCCCGGCATCGCCGACACCTTCCGGGCGTTGATCGCCCGCACGGGCGTGTACGTGGACGTCGAGGCCGTCGTGTCGCGGCTCGGCCCGCCGCTGCGTACCGAGATCGCCCGCTGGTTCCCGCCAGAGCAGGTCGACGAGGCCGTCCGGGCGTACCGCGAGCTCTACCCGGCGTACGCCATCACCCCCACGGTCCCGCTCCCCGGCGCCGTCGCCGCGCTCGACGCCGTACGCGACAGCGGAGGTCGCGCGCTGGTGGTGACCGCCAAGCACGGCCGCCTGGCCCGGCTGCACCTCGACCACCTCGGGCTGGTGGTCGACGAGGTGGCCGGCGACCTGTTCGCGGAGGGGAAGGCGACCGCGCTGCGGCAGCACGGCGCGACCCACTACGTCGGCGACCACGTGGCCGACATGGCGGCCGCGGGGGCGGCGGGCGTACCCGGGATCGCGGTCGCCACCGGCCCGTGCACCCCCGACGAGCTGCGCGCGGCCGGGGCGGCGGTGGTGCTGGACGATCTCACCGGATTCCCGGCGGCGCTCGACGGGATGATCCGGCTAGCCTTGGAGCGGTAG